In Bombina bombina isolate aBomBom1 chromosome 6, aBomBom1.pri, whole genome shotgun sequence, a single genomic region encodes these proteins:
- the LOC128664717 gene encoding zona pellucida sperm-binding protein 3-like: protein MVVTVLKDLYGNGKQVKASDLTLGSQLCGPSFQREDSVVFQNGLQECGIQLQMSPDFVTYSTEITYKPTPLGNAPIVRTNDAVTLIKCYYPRHGNVSSDAIKPTWVPFITTISVEEKLIFSLQLMNDDWSAPRTSMAFQLGDVFHIEASVDIANHVPMMVFVDRCVATLSPDANSNPRYDIIDLNGCLLDGKQEDSSSAFRPQRPQPNKIQFTVDAFRFSGMEVSTIYITCNLRAVPVTQTPDHMNKACSFSKIANTWSPLEGTSNICICCNTGNCAVPDGQSRRMGSYTGRRHWKRRAGLDHTTEQGLVVGPSNHKEDHSEQGLVALGPLVVVGPSNHKEDHSEQGLVALGPLVVVGPSNHKEDHSEQGLVALGPLVVVGPSNHKEAENKAAEVVEPSNYNEDETKATAMRQEPIHFEVWVLITMTCLSLAVLVACAAVIVKYVFKK from the exons ATGGTGGTCACTGTATTGAAGGATCTGTATGGGAATGGAAAGCAGGTGAAGGCCTCAGACCTCACTTTAGGATCCCAGCTCTGTGGGCCCAGTTTCCAGAGGGAAGACAGTGTTGTATTCCAGAATGGGCTGCAGGAGTGTGGAATCCAGTTACAG ATGTCCCCAGACTTTGTAACTTACAGCACAGAAATTACCTACAAACCAACGCCATTAGGTAATGCTCCAATCGTCCGGACCAATGATGCTGTCACTTTAATCAAGTGCTATTATCCAAG acaTGGTAATGTAAGCAGTGATGCCATTAAACCAACATGGGTACCCTTCATCACCACTATATCTGTGGAAGAAAAGCTAATCTTCTCTTTACAACTCATGAACG ATGACTGGAGTGCTCCAAGAACATCTATGGCCTTCCAGCTGGGGGATGTCTTCCATATTGAAGCCTCTGTGGATATTGCCAACCATGTGCCTATGATGGTGTTTGTTGATAGATGTGTGGCCACATTATCTCCAGATGCCAACTCTAATCCGCGTTATGACATCATTGACTTGAATGG GTGTCTGCTGGATGGAAAGCAAGAAGATTCCTCCTCGGCATTCAGACCTCAAAGACCCCAGCCAAACAAGATCCAGTTTACAGTTGATGCTTTCAGGTTTAGTGGGATGGAGGTCTCCACA ATCTACATAACCTGTAATCTAAGAGCTGTTCCAGTCACCCAGACACCAGATCATATGAATAAGGCCTGCTCCTTTAGCAAAATCGCCAACAC TTGGTCCCCTCTGGAAGGCACCAGCAACATCTGTATATGTTGTAACACTGGAAACTGTGCAGTCCCTGATGGACAGAGCAGAAGGATGGGGTCATACACTGGTAGAAGACATTGGAAGAGAAGAGCTGGACTTG ATCACACTACTGAGCAAGGCTTGGTGGTTGGACCCAGTAACCATAAAGAGGATCACTCTGAGCAAGGCTTGGTTGCTCTTGGACCACTAGTGGTGGTTGGACCCAGTAACCATAAAGAGGATCACTCTGAGCAAGGCTTGGTTGCTCTTGGACCACTAGTGGTGGTTGGACCCAGTAACCATAAAGAGGATCACTCTGAGCAAGGCTTGGTTGCTCTTGGACCACTAGTGGTGGTTGGACCCAGTAACCATAAAGAGGCTGAAAACAAAGCAGCAGAGGTGGTTGAACCCAGTAACTATAACGAGGATGAAACCAAAGCAACTGCAATGAGGCAGGAGCCCATACACTTTGAAGTCTGGGTTTTAATAACAATGACTTGTCTAAGTCTTGCTGTTCTGGTGGCTTGTGCTGCTGTgattgtaaaatatgtatttaagaaataG